In a genomic window of Borreliella valaisiana VS116:
- a CDS encoding variable large family protein gives MKKISSAIFTIVFLVFINCKSDTRKAINSIQTPKFTSFDGLIDGFPSLNPNPKKSEVKNYFNSMAKTLNKAKDKFAKLISEESVKTTEGKNTNTAKEDNSTVNPVDDEISKINDMIGKMINAANTIVETVAETATEAMGEVVEVKSSGNVATKADVKSVVEIAKGIKKIVEAAGIADELKAEGDKATKSSIDSNNKEAGKMFSGKQGDPGGKVFDDNVPPGEIGGGANPEDIKKAAEAVKNASGEQILGAIIAAAKAIESGGEAPEGKNADNATNPIEAAIGGDDNSDATAFTGNMEKDTQIAAAIVLRGMAKDGKFAVKMGRKPSGDGDTIRALVKNAANKTVDALSQLVLKAINESLTKIAKTIKAKGEAVNSAVNFNSPSVKFAEKHLENK, from the coding sequence ATGAAAAAAATATCAAGTGCAATTTTTACAATAGTTTTTCTTGTTTTTATCAATTGTAAAAGCGATACTAGAAAAGCTATTAATTCAATCCAAACCCCAAAATTTACCTCCTTTGATGGGTTGATTGATGGCTTTCCAAGCCTTAACCCAAACCCAAAAAAATCTGAGGTAAAAAATTATTTTAATAGCATGGCTAAAACATTAAATAAAGCCAAAGATAAATTTGCTAAATTAATTAGTGAAGAAAGTGTTAAGACAACAGAAGGAAAGAATACTAATACAGCCAAAGAAGATAATAGCACAGTAAACCCTGTTGATGATGAAATAAGTAAAATTAACGATATGATAGGGAAAATGATAAATGCTGCTAATACTATTGTGGAGACTGTAGCCGAAACTGCAACTGAAGCTATGGGAGAAGTTGTCGAGGTTAAGAGTAGTGGTAATGTAGCAACCAAAGCCGATGTAAAAAGTGTTGTCGAGATTGCTAAAGGAATAAAGAAAATTGTTGAGGCGGCCGGTATTGCTGATGAATTAAAAGCTGAAGGCGATAAAGCTACAAAGTCAAGCATCGACAGTAACAATAAGGAAGCGGGTAAGATGTTCTCTGGAAAACAGGGTGATCCGGGTGGTAAAGTTTTTGATGACAATGTTCCACCTGGTGAGATTGGAGGTGGAGCTAATCCAGAGGATATTAAGAAGGCTGCTGAGGCTGTTAAAAATGCTAGTGGGGAGCAGATATTAGGAGCCATTATTGCTGCTGCTAAGGCTATTGAAAGTGGTGGTGAGGCGCCAGAGGGAAAGAATGCTGATAACGCTACAAATCCGATTGAAGCTGCCATTGGGGGAGATGACAATTCAGATGCTACTGCATTCACGGGCAATATGGAAAAAGATACTCAGATTGCTGCTGCTATTGTTTTAAGGGGAATGGCTAAAGACGGAAAGTTTGCTGTGAAAATGGGTCGAAAACCAAGTGGTGATGGTGATACTATCAGAGCTCTTGTTAAAAATGCTGCCAATAAAACTGTTGATGCTTTATCTCAGTTGGTACTAAAAGCTATTAATGAAAGCTTAACAAAAATAGCTAAGACTATTAAGGCTAAAGGAGAAGCAGTAAACTCGGCAGTCAATTTTAATTCTCCTAGTGTTAAATTTGCAGAAAAGCATCTTGAGAACAAGTAA